A DNA window from Halanaerobium saccharolyticum subsp. saccharolyticum DSM 6643 contains the following coding sequences:
- a CDS encoding branched-chain amino acid aminotransferase — protein MTKKNLDWKNIGFQYHETDKRYIANYKDGSWGEGQLISDPNIVINESAGVLQYCQQVFEGLKAYTAKDGSIVTFRPDLNAERMVQSAKGLRIPPFPEERFLEAVDQVVEANQDWVPPYGTGASLYLRPYIFASTPVIGIKPATEYQFRLYSTPVGPYFKGGAKPITLTVSEYDRAAPKGTGHLKAGLNYAMSLNTTVKAHEDGFDENLFLDAATRSYIEESGGANIILITDDNKLVTPKSNSILPSITKRSIIYLAKNYLDLEVIERKVRFEELEDFTEAGLCGTAAVISPIGKVVNGQEEVEFSNGMNNVGPVIKKIYEILTKMQLGVIEAPEGWIRKIK, from the coding sequence ATGACTAAAAAAAATTTAGATTGGAAAAACATAGGATTTCAGTATCATGAGACTGATAAGAGGTACATAGCAAATTATAAGGACGGCAGCTGGGGTGAGGGGCAGTTGATTTCTGACCCCAATATAGTAATCAATGAGAGTGCAGGAGTTTTACAGTACTGCCAGCAGGTATTTGAAGGTTTAAAAGCTTATACAGCTAAAGATGGCAGTATAGTTACCTTTAGACCGGATTTAAATGCAGAGCGGATGGTCCAGTCTGCAAAAGGTTTAAGAATTCCACCTTTTCCAGAAGAGAGATTTTTAGAAGCTGTAGATCAGGTAGTAGAAGCCAATCAGGACTGGGTACCTCCATATGGAACAGGGGCTTCTTTATATTTAAGACCTTATATCTTTGCATCAACCCCGGTAATTGGGATTAAACCTGCTACTGAATATCAGTTTAGACTTTATTCAACTCCAGTTGGCCCTTATTTTAAGGGAGGAGCAAAACCAATAACTCTAACTGTCAGTGAATACGATCGAGCCGCGCCTAAGGGGACCGGACATTTAAAAGCAGGTCTCAATTATGCCATGAGCTTAAACACGACTGTTAAGGCCCATGAAGATGGTTTTGATGAAAATCTATTTTTAGATGCAGCAACCAGAAGCTATATTGAAGAAAGTGGAGGTGCCAATATTATTCTGATTACAGATGATAATAAATTGGTGACTCCGAAATCTAATTCAATTTTACCTTCAATCACCAAAAGATCAATTATCTATCTAGCTAAAAATTACCTGGATCTAGAAGTAATTGAAAGAAAGGTCAGATTTGAAGAGTTAGAAGACTTTACAGAAGCAGGTCTCTGTGGAACGGCTGCAGTTATTTCACCAATTGGAAAAGTGGTTAATGGTCAAGAAGAAGTAGAATTTTCAAATGGAATGAATAACGTTGGTCCGGTTATTAAAAAGATATATGAAATCCTAACCAAAATGCAGCTGGGAGTTATTGAGGCTCCAGAGGGCTGGATTAGAAAAATTAAATAA
- a CDS encoding deoxycytidylate deaminase has product MDRPDWDEYFMKMAELAATRASCLRREVGAVLVKNKKILATGYNGAPKDITHCEVTGCLREEMGVASGQRHEICRGVHAEQNLVAQAAFHGVKTEGAAVYCTHQPCIICTKILINAGVDKIYYKNAYSDEFAEKLLEESKIKLIKY; this is encoded by the coding sequence TTGGATAGACCAGATTGGGATGAATATTTTATGAAAATGGCAGAACTGGCTGCTACAAGAGCAAGCTGTTTGAGGCGGGAAGTTGGTGCAGTTTTAGTCAAAAATAAAAAAATTCTGGCAACTGGCTATAATGGGGCACCTAAAGATATTACTCACTGTGAAGTAACAGGCTGTTTGCGAGAAGAAATGGGGGTTGCAAGTGGTCAAAGACATGAAATTTGCAGAGGTGTTCATGCGGAACAGAATTTAGTTGCTCAGGCTGCATTTCATGGTGTTAAAACTGAAGGGGCAGCAGTTTACTGCACTCATCAACCCTGTATAATTTGCACTAAAATTTTGATTAATGCTGGTGTTGATAAAATCTATTATAAAAATGCTTATTCCGATGAATTTGCTGAAAAATTATTGGAAGAATCAAAAATTAAATTAATAAAGTATTAG
- a CDS encoding helix-turn-helix domain-containing protein, with protein sequence MKVYTTDEVASMLKISRDSVVKLINQKELKAKKIARKWRITEGHLQDFFHEENNSN encoded by the coding sequence ATGAAGGTTTATACAACAGATGAGGTAGCTAGTATGCTAAAAATCTCCCGGGATTCAGTAGTAAAGTTGATTAATCAAAAAGAATTAAAGGCCAAGAAAATTGCCAGGAAATGGAGAATAACCGAAGGTCATCTTCAGGATTTTTTTCACGAAGAAAATAATAGTAATTAA
- a CDS encoding 1-phosphofructokinase family hexose kinase has protein sequence MNNIVTFTLNPTIDKNSSVDHVKAEDKLYCDKPVFEPGGGGINVSRAIKKLGEDSLLLYTSGGFTGRKLDKLLADENLNKEAVKIEAETRENLIISEKASNLQYRFGMPGPEISDQEYKKIFKILNQLKPFPDYLVISGSIPEGVSDDIYAEMAAAAKKRGAKVIVDVSGPPLKLAIEEGVFLIKPNLGEFQDLIGKELKDEDQIIKEAQKLVNNKACQAIVISIGAGGALLVSEQQTEFMRPPTVPIKSKVGAGDSMVAGIVLSLARGDSLKDSFYYGLAAGSAAVMTPGTELCTKEDTDRLYQQMTARNLRNY, from the coding sequence ATGAATAATATAGTTACTTTTACTTTAAATCCAACCATTGATAAAAATTCGAGTGTTGATCATGTTAAGGCAGAAGATAAATTATATTGTGATAAACCAGTTTTTGAGCCTGGTGGAGGCGGAATAAATGTTTCCAGGGCAATTAAAAAATTGGGTGAAGATTCTCTGTTACTCTATACATCCGGTGGTTTTACAGGCCGAAAATTAGATAAACTGCTGGCAGACGAAAATTTAAACAAAGAGGCTGTAAAAATTGAAGCTGAGACTAGAGAAAATCTAATCATTAGTGAAAAAGCTTCTAATTTACAGTATAGATTTGGGATGCCCGGCCCTGAGATTAGTGATCAGGAATATAAAAAAATATTCAAGATATTAAATCAATTAAAACCTTTTCCAGATTATCTAGTTATCAGCGGCAGTATTCCTGAGGGAGTTAGTGATGACATTTATGCAGAAATGGCAGCTGCTGCTAAAAAAAGAGGGGCAAAAGTAATAGTTGATGTTTCTGGACCACCTTTGAAATTAGCTATAGAAGAAGGGGTATTTTTAATCAAACCAAACCTTGGAGAATTTCAGGATTTAATAGGTAAAGAATTAAAAGATGAAGATCAAATAATTAAAGAAGCACAAAAACTTGTAAATAATAAAGCATGTCAGGCAATTGTAATTTCTATTGGTGCTGGAGGAGCGCTATTGGTCAGTGAACAGCAAACAGAATTTATGCGTCCTCCAACTGTTCCCATCAAAAGCAAAGTTGGTGCTGGAGACAGTATGGTAGCCGGGATAGTTTTAAGTTTGGCTAGAGGCGATAGTTTAAAAGACTCCTTTTATTACGGTCTGGCAGCTGGATCTGCTGCAGTTATGACTCCTGGAACTGAATTATGTACTAAAGAAGATACTGATAGACTATATCAGCAGATGACTGCCAGAAATCTTAGAAATTATTAG
- the nhaC gene encoding Na+/H+ antiporter NhaC, with product MSNEDKSKQISFAAALIPVFVLLTAGALSVFIWKVGMLIPLLSGTAAAAFVGAYYGKSWNELENGLKKGVSQALQPVFILIIVGSIIGTWILSGIIPSLIYYGLKIINPSIFLPLAALITAVVSTSTGTSFTSIATVGIALMAVGNGMGFPAAISAAAVISGAFFGDKISPLSDTTNIAPAIAECDLFEHIEHMFWDTIPAFLISLVLYYFLGINQMASNSSGINEINSLINGLETIFNISPVLLLVPVLTIILAVKKIPAIPALISVSFIGGLFALVFQGSTIKEVFSAFSFGYRGSTGQQMLDSLLNRGGISSMGGTIILLIIATALGGIMREVGILDAILNKFISLIKNEKQLGLTAIISTFLIGFSTGAQILAIIIPASLFKESYNKFGLHTKNLSRTVEAAGTVGITLVPWSVPAIFAANMLGAEATAFIPYLFFPILVILINIIYSITGFSIARADKKTDADLERSTMIG from the coding sequence ATGAGTAACGAGGATAAGAGTAAGCAGATTTCTTTTGCAGCAGCATTAATACCGGTATTTGTCCTTTTAACAGCCGGAGCTTTATCAGTATTTATCTGGAAAGTAGGGATGCTAATTCCCCTGCTCAGCGGCACAGCTGCAGCAGCCTTTGTCGGTGCCTATTATGGAAAGAGTTGGAATGAACTAGAAAATGGATTAAAAAAAGGAGTCAGTCAGGCACTACAGCCTGTATTTATTTTAATTATTGTTGGTTCAATAATTGGAACCTGGATTTTAAGTGGAATTATACCTTCACTAATCTATTATGGACTTAAAATTATTAATCCATCTATTTTTCTGCCTTTAGCAGCACTAATTACCGCAGTGGTTTCAACAAGTACTGGAACTTCTTTCACCTCAATTGCAACAGTTGGAATAGCACTAATGGCAGTTGGAAATGGGATGGGTTTTCCCGCAGCAATTTCGGCTGCAGCTGTTATTTCAGGAGCTTTTTTTGGAGATAAAATATCTCCACTCTCTGATACAACAAATATTGCACCAGCAATAGCAGAATGTGATCTTTTTGAACATATAGAGCATATGTTCTGGGATACAATTCCAGCCTTTTTAATTTCTTTAGTACTATATTATTTTTTAGGAATTAATCAGATGGCCTCAAATAGTTCTGGAATTAATGAAATTAACAGTTTAATTAACGGACTGGAGACTATTTTTAATATCTCACCAGTACTCCTGTTAGTTCCCGTATTAACAATCATACTGGCTGTAAAGAAGATTCCGGCAATTCCTGCCTTAATTTCAGTCTCTTTTATCGGGGGATTATTTGCCTTAGTTTTTCAGGGCTCCACAATTAAAGAAGTATTTTCCGCTTTCAGTTTTGGTTATCGGGGCAGTACAGGCCAGCAAATGCTGGATAGTCTTTTAAATCGCGGCGGCATATCATCTATGGGAGGAACTATTATTCTCTTAATTATTGCCACAGCTCTAGGTGGTATAATGCGGGAAGTAGGAATTTTAGATGCAATTTTAAATAAGTTTATCTCATTGATTAAAAATGAAAAGCAATTAGGTTTAACTGCTATTATTTCTACTTTTTTAATTGGTTTCAGTACCGGGGCCCAGATTTTGGCGATAATTATCCCAGCCAGTCTGTTTAAGGAAAGCTACAATAAATTTGGACTACATACTAAAAATTTAAGTAGAACAGTCGAAGCAGCTGGAACTGTTGGAATTACTTTAGTCCCCTGGAGTGTACCTGCTATTTTTGCTGCCAATATGCTGGGAGCTGAAGCAACAGCTTTTATACCTTATTTATTTTTTCCGATCTTAGTTATTTTAATTAATATTATTTACAGCATTACAGGTTTTAGTATTGCCAGAGCAGATAAAAAAACAGATGCTGATTTAGAAAGGAGTACAATGATTGGATAA
- a CDS encoding MBL fold metallo-hydrolase: protein MDNSTLIKVLGTAQDAGYPQLNCSCVHCKAARNDRSIKRLQSSIAVVDKIEKKTFMLDATPSFSEQLDNLNLLAEADKLGTKHLSGILLTHAHLGHYTGLMYLGKEALNISNFPLYLSQKMYNFLKNNAPWSDLFKNNNLKAVVFEFEEKYQLSENISFTAVEVEHRNEHADTAAFIVTAGSKRFLYLPDFDSWSNFEQKFRKIIKRVDYAFIDGTFFDKEELGEIRGRDLAQVPHPPIKETIKLLSDLDESEKNKIYFTHFNHTNRILDQDKIKEKLVRKNGFNILNEGETLK, encoded by the coding sequence TTGGATAATTCAACTTTAATTAAAGTGCTTGGTACAGCTCAGGATGCAGGTTATCCACAGTTGAACTGCAGCTGTGTTCACTGTAAGGCAGCCAGAAATGACAGGTCTATAAAGCGTCTTCAGAGCTCAATTGCAGTTGTGGATAAAATCGAGAAAAAGACTTTTATGCTTGATGCCACGCCTTCTTTTTCGGAGCAGTTAGATAACTTGAATCTGTTGGCTGAAGCAGATAAATTAGGAACTAAACACCTGAGCGGTATTTTATTGACACATGCTCATCTTGGCCATTATACAGGGCTAATGTATCTGGGGAAAGAAGCTTTAAATATTTCTAATTTTCCTCTTTATTTAAGCCAAAAAATGTATAATTTTCTAAAAAATAATGCCCCCTGGTCCGATTTATTTAAAAATAATAATTTAAAAGCAGTAGTTTTTGAATTTGAAGAAAAATATCAGCTCAGTGAAAATATTTCGTTTACAGCAGTGGAAGTTGAACACCGTAATGAACACGCTGATACAGCAGCCTTTATTGTAACTGCTGGCAGCAAAAGATTTTTGTACCTGCCTGATTTTGACAGCTGGTCAAACTTTGAGCAGAAGTTTAGAAAGATTATTAAAAGGGTTGATTATGCTTTTATTGATGGAACATTTTTTGACAAAGAGGAATTAGGAGAAATTAGAGGTCGAGATCTAGCTCAGGTTCCCCATCCCCCGATCAAAGAGACTATCAAATTGCTGTCAGATTTAGATGAGTCAGAGAAAAATAAGATATATTTCACTCATTTTAACCATACTAATAGAATCTTAGATCAGGATAAAATTAAGGAAAAATTAGTTAGGAAAAATGGTTTTAATATTTTAAATGAGGGAGAAACATTGAAATAA
- a CDS encoding Tm-1-like ATP-binding domain-containing protein, whose amino-acid sequence MSKIVIVGTLDTKGAEFKYVKDIIEGEGLETIVIDAGVLGEAYFEPDISRSEVADAGGQSIEELVEAKDRGESMEVMSDGAAKIVEKLYSEGKIAGIISLGGSAGTTIGTTAMKTLPVGIPKVMVSTLASGDTRPYVGTKDITMMYSVVDILGVNSLSSEILSNAAFAVAGMVKGKKPEPKEKRPLIAATMFGVTTPCVEKAREYLEEHGYEVLVFHATGTGGKAMENLVEEGFISGVLDITTTELCDELVGGVLSAGPDRLEAAGKEGVPQVVSTGALDMVNFGPLDTVPKEFENRNLYKHNPTVTLMRTTVAENKKLAEIISEKLNKAESKTTLFLPLKGVSMIDAEGQAFYGAEEDKMLFETLRKNIDQDKVELIEKDLHINDEEYALALAKKMIELIEG is encoded by the coding sequence TTGAGTAAAATAGTCATAGTTGGGACCCTGGATACTAAAGGGGCAGAGTTTAAGTATGTCAAAGATATTATTGAGGGAGAAGGATTAGAAACTATTGTCATTGATGCTGGAGTGTTGGGAGAGGCCTATTTTGAACCTGATATTAGTAGAAGCGAGGTTGCTGATGCTGGTGGTCAAAGTATTGAAGAACTGGTCGAGGCCAAAGATAGAGGAGAATCAATGGAAGTTATGTCAGATGGAGCAGCGAAAATAGTTGAAAAACTTTATTCAGAGGGTAAAATTGCTGGCATAATTAGCTTAGGTGGTTCAGCTGGAACAACAATTGGAACTACAGCCATGAAAACATTGCCGGTTGGAATTCCTAAAGTTATGGTGTCTACCCTTGCTTCTGGAGACACCAGGCCATATGTCGGGACAAAAGATATTACAATGATGTACTCAGTTGTTGATATTTTGGGTGTTAATAGTTTATCATCTGAAATTTTATCCAATGCTGCCTTTGCAGTAGCAGGAATGGTAAAAGGTAAAAAACCAGAACCGAAAGAGAAACGGCCTTTAATCGCAGCAACTATGTTTGGTGTCACAACACCCTGTGTAGAAAAAGCAAGAGAATATTTAGAAGAACATGGTTATGAAGTGCTGGTCTTTCATGCCACTGGTACAGGTGGTAAGGCGATGGAAAATTTGGTTGAAGAAGGATTTATTAGTGGTGTGCTTGATATTACAACTACTGAACTCTGTGATGAACTAGTAGGAGGAGTACTTTCTGCAGGACCTGATCGTTTGGAAGCGGCTGGAAAAGAAGGTGTACCACAGGTTGTTTCAACTGGGGCCTTAGATATGGTTAATTTTGGTCCTCTAGATACAGTTCCTAAAGAATTTGAAAATAGAAATCTATATAAGCATAATCCTACAGTGACCTTAATGAGAACAACAGTGGCAGAAAACAAAAAACTGGCTGAAATTATTTCAGAAAAACTTAATAAAGCTGAATCTAAAACAACATTATTCTTGCCGCTTAAAGGTGTTTCAATGATTGATGCAGAGGGACAAGCTTTTTATGGTGCAGAAGAAGATAAAATGCTTTTTGAAACATTAAGAAAAAATATTGATCAAGATAAGGTAGAACTAATCGAAAAAGACCTGCATATTAATGATGAAGAATATGCACTTGCTCTTGCAAAAAAAATGATTGAATTAATTGAAGGTTGA
- a CDS encoding phosphoenolpyruvate hydrolase family protein — MAFTRQEVRKKLEQEIAKGKSVVGAGAGTGISAKFAQKGGVDLIIIYNSGRYRMAGRGSLAGLLPYGDANGIVVEMADEVLPVAKETPVLAGVCGTDPFRLMDNFLKDLKDMGFSGVQNFPTVGLIDGVFRQNLEETGMGYDLEIEMIRKAHQLDLFTAPYVFDEEDAKAMAEAGADVLVAHMGLTTSGSIGAETALTLEESAKKVQRIADAGHSVNKDLMVICHGGPIAMPDDAKYVLENTENVVGFFGASSIERLPTETAIKKQTEDFKKLVINK; from the coding sequence ATGGCATTTACACGTCAAGAGGTTCGAAAGAAATTAGAACAGGAAATAGCAAAAGGAAAAAGTGTAGTTGGAGCTGGTGCAGGAACTGGTATTTCTGCTAAATTTGCCCAAAAAGGTGGAGTAGATTTAATAATTATCTACAATTCTGGTAGATATAGAATGGCAGGAAGAGGTTCTCTTGCCGGATTGCTGCCCTATGGTGATGCAAATGGGATAGTTGTAGAAATGGCAGATGAAGTGCTGCCGGTAGCCAAAGAAACTCCAGTCCTGGCTGGTGTCTGTGGTACAGACCCATTTAGATTAATGGATAATTTCTTAAAAGATCTTAAGGATATGGGTTTTTCTGGGGTGCAGAATTTTCCTACTGTAGGTTTAATTGATGGTGTTTTCAGACAAAATTTAGAAGAAACAGGAATGGGCTATGATTTAGAAATAGAAATGATCAGAAAAGCTCATCAACTTGATCTGTTTACTGCACCATATGTATTTGATGAAGAAGATGCTAAAGCAATGGCAGAAGCTGGAGCTGACGTTCTGGTAGCACATATGGGTTTAACAACCAGCGGCAGTATTGGTGCAGAAACTGCGCTGACTCTGGAAGAAAGTGCGAAAAAGGTTCAAAGAATTGCAGATGCAGGACATAGTGTAAACAAAGATCTAATGGTGATCTGTCATGGTGGTCCAATTGCAATGCCAGATGATGCGAAATATGTTCTAGAAAATACAGAAAATGTAGTTGGATTCTTTGGTGCTTCCAGTATTGAAAGACTTCCCACTGAAACAGCTATTAAAAAACAAACTGAAGACTTCAAAAAATTAGTAATCAACAAATAA
- the carB gene encoding carbamoyl-phosphate synthase large subunit, with product MPKRKDLNKILIIGSGPIVIGQACEFDYSGTQACKALMEENYEIVLVNSNPATIMTDPEMADRTYIEPLTAESIERIIKKEKPDALLSNLGGQTALNLASELYESGVLAKNEVEIIGIQPEAIERGEDRILFKEEMEKLGVPMPKSLPAYNVEEAVKIAKEMGFPVVVRPAYTMGGSGGGLVYNLEELKNIAENGIAASMIDQILIEEAVLGWQELELELVRDQKEKKISICFIENVDPMGVHTGDSFCVAPMLTIDEDVQQRIEDYSYKIADAIGVIGGANFQFAYNREEDRLVIIEMNPRTSRSSALASKATGFPIARISTKLSVGINLDELPYYNGKNLAEYKPGGDYVVVKYARWSFEKFPGAEDKLGTQMKAVGEAMSIGKTYAEAAQKAIRSLEIKRSGFGNIAEFKKLEKAEILDRLRTPSSERHFLIYEAMKKGASISDIQKITHISSWFLEEMEALVELENRLLKYKGKRLPSEILVEAKEKGFSDKYLSELLNYDEKKFRKARKYAVENDNFDLVKVSGAEGEYYYSSYNLAEEKIPTSDSKKVMILGGGPNRIGQGIEFDYACVHASFTLDELGYDSVMVNCNPETVSTDYDISSKLYFEPLTAEDVLRIYEKEKPEGVIVQFGGQTPLNIAEELEEAGVNILGTSPASIDFAENREEFRRLMNELEIPQPESDIARSAAEAHKIAEQIGYPLMLRPSYVLGGRGMEIVYDQKSLENYLESQVAEVSAEHPVLIDKFLEDALEAEVDALTDGEDTFVAAVMEHIEEAGIHSGDSACAIPSLEITEHQLETIKDYTAKIASALDVVGLMNIQFAIYEGKVYIIEANPRASRTVPLVSKVTGINMAKLATRLMLGESLASLNLKEKDVPYTGVKEAVFPFDKFEHVDAVLGPEMKATGEVMGIASTYAQAFYKAQTAAGLELPTSGKVLITVNDKDKEKIVDTAQKLKDLDFEILTTEGTGEFLNRQGIESELINKLGHGRPNIVDAIKNGEIQLIINTPIGKEGIENDSYIRSAAIKYKIPYITTTNAARASAAGIEAEINSDYELKAIQDYHKLLK from the coding sequence ATGCCAAAAAGAAAAGATTTAAATAAGATTTTGATTATTGGATCTGGCCCGATAGTAATTGGTCAGGCATGTGAATTTGATTATTCTGGAACTCAGGCTTGTAAGGCTTTGATGGAAGAAAATTATGAAATAGTACTTGTTAATTCGAATCCAGCAACAATTATGACAGACCCCGAGATGGCAGATCGAACCTATATTGAACCGCTGACAGCAGAAAGTATTGAGAGGATTATAAAAAAAGAAAAACCTGATGCGCTTTTATCTAACTTAGGTGGTCAGACAGCACTTAACCTGGCTTCAGAACTTTATGAATCAGGAGTTTTAGCAAAAAATGAGGTAGAAATTATAGGAATTCAGCCCGAAGCAATTGAACGGGGAGAAGATAGGATTCTCTTTAAAGAAGAAATGGAAAAATTGGGGGTTCCAATGCCCAAAAGTTTACCGGCCTATAATGTGGAGGAAGCAGTGAAGATTGCAAAGGAAATGGGTTTTCCTGTAGTTGTTAGACCCGCATACACTATGGGAGGTAGCGGTGGTGGTTTGGTCTATAATTTAGAAGAACTTAAAAACATTGCTGAAAATGGAATAGCAGCCAGTATGATTGACCAAATCTTAATTGAAGAAGCTGTATTGGGCTGGCAGGAGCTTGAACTTGAGCTAGTTAGAGATCAGAAAGAAAAGAAAATTTCTATTTGTTTTATCGAAAATGTTGACCCAATGGGAGTGCATACAGGAGATAGTTTCTGTGTTGCACCAATGCTGACAATAGATGAAGATGTACAACAAAGAATTGAAGATTACAGCTACAAAATAGCAGATGCAATTGGAGTAATCGGAGGTGCTAACTTTCAGTTTGCATATAACAGGGAAGAAGATAGACTTGTAATTATAGAGATGAATCCCAGAACTTCTCGTTCATCTGCGCTGGCCTCTAAGGCAACTGGTTTTCCAATAGCCAGAATATCCACTAAATTATCTGTAGGGATTAATTTAGATGAATTACCATATTATAATGGGAAAAATCTAGCTGAGTATAAGCCGGGTGGAGATTATGTAGTAGTTAAATATGCTCGCTGGTCTTTCGAAAAATTTCCTGGAGCCGAAGATAAACTGGGAACTCAGATGAAGGCTGTAGGTGAGGCAATGAGTATCGGTAAAACTTATGCTGAGGCTGCTCAAAAGGCAATTAGGTCACTGGAAATTAAAAGATCCGGATTTGGAAATATAGCAGAATTTAAAAAACTAGAAAAAGCAGAAATTTTAGACCGCTTAAGAACACCTTCTAGTGAAAGGCATTTTTTGATATATGAGGCAATGAAAAAAGGAGCATCAATTTCAGATATTCAGAAAATAACGCATATTTCAAGCTGGTTTTTAGAAGAAATGGAAGCATTAGTAGAACTAGAGAATAGGCTGCTAAAATATAAAGGTAAGCGGCTGCCTTCAGAAATATTAGTAGAAGCAAAGGAAAAAGGGTTTTCAGATAAATATTTATCTGAGCTCTTAAATTATGACGAAAAGAAGTTTAGAAAAGCTCGCAAATATGCGGTTGAAAATGACAACTTTGATTTAGTTAAAGTAAGTGGGGCCGAAGGAGAGTATTATTATTCTTCTTATAATTTAGCTGAGGAGAAGATTCCTACCTCAGACTCTAAAAAAGTTATGATCTTAGGTGGAGGTCCCAATAGAATTGGCCAGGGTATAGAATTTGATTATGCCTGTGTTCATGCATCTTTTACCTTAGATGAATTAGGTTATGATTCGGTTATGGTTAACTGTAATCCAGAGACGGTTTCTACAGACTATGATATTTCTTCAAAACTATATTTTGAACCGCTAACTGCTGAAGATGTTTTGCGAATCTACGAAAAAGAAAAACCAGAAGGTGTCATCGTTCAGTTTGGTGGTCAGACTCCACTTAATATAGCCGAAGAATTGGAAGAGGCAGGAGTTAATATTTTAGGAACCTCACCGGCAAGTATTGATTTTGCTGAAAATAGAGAAGAATTTAGAAGGTTAATGAATGAGTTAGAGATTCCACAGCCGGAAAGTGATATTGCAAGATCAGCTGCCGAAGCTCACAAAATTGCAGAACAGATTGGTTATCCCCTGATGCTCAGACCTTCCTATGTTCTGGGAGGAAGAGGAATGGAAATAGTTTATGATCAAAAAAGTCTGGAAAACTATTTAGAATCACAGGTGGCAGAAGTTTCAGCCGAGCATCCTGTTTTAATAGATAAATTTTTAGAAGATGCATTAGAAGCTGAAGTTGATGCTCTAACAGATGGTGAGGATACTTTTGTGGCTGCAGTAATGGAGCATATAGAAGAAGCAGGAATCCATTCAGGTGATAGTGCCTGTGCCATTCCTTCTTTAGAAATTACTGAGCACCAGCTTGAAACCATTAAAGATTATACTGCAAAAATAGCATCTGCTCTTGATGTTGTAGGTTTAATGAATATTCAATTTGCAATCTATGAAGGAAAAGTCTATATTATTGAGGCCAATCCAAGAGCTTCCAGAACTGTGCCTCTTGTCAGTAAGGTGACCGGAATCAATATGGCAAAACTTGCCACTAGATTGATGCTGGGAGAATCACTTGCATCTTTAAATCTAAAAGAAAAAGACGTTCCATATACTGGAGTTAAAGAGGCTGTTTTTCCTTTTGATAAATTTGAGCATGTGGATGCTGTTTTAGGACCTGAAATGAAAGCAACTGGTGAGGTAATGGGCATTGCCAGCACTTATGCGCAGGCTTTCTATAAAGCTCAGACAGCAGCCGGATTGGAACTTCCTACTTCAGGCAAAGTTTTAATTACAGTTAATGATAAGGATAAAGAGAAAATAGTGGACACAGCTCAGAAATTAAAAGACCTGGATTTCGAAATTCTGACAACTGAGGGTACAGGAGAATTTCTGAATCGGCAGGGGATAGAAAGTGAGCTGATCAACAAATTGGGTCATGGTCGTCCCAATATTGTAGATGCTATAAAAAATGGCGAGATTCAGCTGATAATCAATACCCCCATTGGCAAAGAAGGAATTGAAAATGACAGTTATATTCGTTCAGCAGCTATTAAGTATAAGATACCATATATAACAACAACAAATGCTGCTAGAGCCAGTGCAGCAGGTATTGAAGCTGAAATTAACAGTGATTATGAGCTGAAAGCAATCCAGGATTATCACAAATTATTAAAGTAA